The Bacteroidales bacterium genome segment TTTATCGTAATCAAAAGCGTGTAAAGGCTGCGCTAGCTCCAACATTATAAATTGAGTAACATCAACCACAACATTAATCGGACGCAAGCCCACTGATTCAAGAATATTTTTTAGCCAATTCGGGCTTTCGCCAACTTTTAAATCAGATAATATAAGCCCTGTGTATCTAATACATGCGTCTGGATTTTGAACATCAACAGTAGCGTCAAATTCTGCGTTGTCAACTGCAAAATCGGATACAGAAGGTAATTTAAAAACAACAGAGTTGTCAGAAAGTCGAGCATGAAACGCTGCTGCTAAATCTCTCGCTACGCCTGTGTGGCACATAGCATCACTTCTGTTTGGCGTCAAACCTATTTCAAAAATCCAATCTGAAGAAATATTAAAATATTTTGAAGCTGGCATTCCTACTTGTGCGTCGTCATCTAAAACCATTATTCCAGCATGCGACGTGCCAACGCCAATTTCGTCTTCAGCACAAATCATTCCGCTGCTTTCCACTCCTCTGATTTTTGCTTTTTTTATTTTGAAAGAGGAGCCATCGCTGCTATACAAAACCGTTCCTGGCAAAGCAACCACAACTTTTTGCCCCGCTGAAACATTTGGAGCGCCACATACAATCTGCAACTGCTCAGAGCCAACGTCAACTTTTGTCAGTGACAAATGCTCAGTGCCTTCGATATGCGAACATTCTAAAACTTTCCCAACCACTATTCCATTTAAACCACCTTTAATTTGCTCATGCTCTTCCAAGCCTTCCACTTCTAAGCCATTATCGGTTAAAATAGCAGAAACATCTTCAGCAGAAGCGTTTATGTTTAAATATTCTTTGAGCCAATTATATGATATTTTCATTTTTTTAAAATTTGCACAAAAATACGATTTAGTTTTTAGTTAGATAGTGTTTAGTGTTGAGTTTTTAGTGTTGAGTTGGGTAATTTTTAGTTAATAGCGCGATAAAAACAGGGTGGCTGCACCCCGCAACCATCTGATTATCAACGGTTTATACAGGTAGACACCCCCACTATATTTCGGCAGCATTTTTATTTTGCTGCCAATTTATAGATTTTTTATTATATTTGTGCTCTAATTTTAAAACTATCGCAACAGATAAATTAAATATTAAACAACTTAAAAATTATTTCAAAGATAAAGAAAGCTTTGAAACTTCTGATATTGTAAATTTTTACTTAAAAAGAAAACCTGAAATAAAAATTGCTACAATAAATTGGAGAATTTATAATTTGGTGCAATCTGGCGTTTTGAAGAGAATTGGAAGAGGAAAATTTACAATTGGTAAAAACAGAATTTATATACCGGAAATTTCTTCTAAAATAAAATCAATCCACTCAAAGCTTAAAAAGGAATTTCCATATTTGAGAATGTGCATTTGGAGTACATCTTCTTTAAATGAATTTATGATTCACCAACAAGGAAGGTTTTACATTCTTATCGAAGCGGATAAAGAAGCTACGCAAGCGGTTTTCTTTTATTTAAAAGAACAAAAATTTTCTGTATTTATTGAGCCTACAAGAGATTTACTTGAAAAATACTTACCTGACGAAAAAGAAACTTTAATTGTAAAGCCTTTAGTTTCAGAAGCTCCATTACAAACAATAAATAAAATCAATTTACCAACAATTGAAAAAATTTTGGTTGATATTTTTTGTGATGATGTAATATTTGCCGCACAACAAGGCTCTGAAATGAGAACTATTTTTCAGGAAGCATTAAAAAAATATACTGTAAATGAAAGCCGTATGATGCGATATGCAGATAGACGAAGAAAAAAAGAATGCTTTCGTGAATATTTTAATTCAATTTCAAATTTACGGCAGCAAAATTAATATGCTGCCAATTTATAGAATATGATAGATAAATATAAAATTACATTAGACTGGATAACCAAAGTTTCTAAAGAAAACCGAAATGCTGATAAAATATTAGTCGAAAAAGTTATCCGAGCCCTTTTACTATTAGAAGGCTTAGTGAAACAAAAACTATCCTTTGTTTTCAAAGGAGGTACAGCATTAATGCTTCATTTGAATTCATCAAAAAGATTGTCAATAGACATTGATATTATAATGCCTCTAAAACCTGAAAAATTAGATGAATTACTTGACTGTGTTGCTTTGGAACAAGGTTTTCTAAGAAAAGAAATGCAGCTACGAAATACAAATTCAAAAATTGATAAAGCTCACTACAAATTTTATTACACTCCTTTACATAAAACAAACAGAGACGAAGAATATATTTTGCTTGACATTCTCTTTGAAAAAGTACAATATAAAAATTTGGTTGAACTTGAAATACAGTCTTCATTTCTACCTGAAATAGAATCCCCATTAGCTGTTAAAACTGCATGTTTAGAAGACATTGTAGGCGACAAATTAACAGCTTTTGCTCCAAACACTACTGGAATACCATATTTTAAAGACAAGGATAGTATGAGTATGGAAATAATTAAGCAGCTATATGACATTGGAAATTTATTTGATTATGCAACCGAGATAGACACAATTAAGACCACATTCAAAAAATTTGCTAAAACTGAACTCGAGTATAGAGAAATGAATGAGTTTACCGAGAAAGACGTTTTGGAAGACATTTATCAAACTTCTTTATGTATTGTAACTAAAGGTACAGACGG includes the following:
- a CDS encoding nucleotidyl transferase AbiEii/AbiGii toxin family protein, whose translation is MIDKYKITLDWITKVSKENRNADKILVEKVIRALLLLEGLVKQKLSFVFKGGTALMLHLNSSKRLSIDIDIIMPLKPEKLDELLDCVALEQGFLRKEMQLRNTNSKIDKAHYKFYYTPLHKTNRDEEYILLDILFEKVQYKNLVELEIQSSFLPEIESPLAVKTACLEDIVGDKLTAFAPNTTGIPYFKDKDSMSMEIIKQLYDIGNLFDYATEIDTIKTTFKKFAKTELEYREMNEFTEKDVLEDIYQTSLCIVTKGTDGKGDFKELQQGIQRVSRFIFSESYHIEKAITHASKVAYFATLIKHNIKTIEKYTNPLQMKDWLIAQPMNTKLNRLKKSNPEAFFYWYKIYELETK